In the genome of Microbacterium endophyticum, one region contains:
- a CDS encoding ABC transporter ATP-binding protein, with amino-acid sequence MITAGGVAVRFGRREVLSGIDLAVCPGTVTGIVGPNGSGKSTLLRAMLGAVPVSAGRVLLDGRDLRRVPRRSIAQRVAFVGQNVGGDPALRVADEVALAGIARGRGGASFDLDVAQALDAVGLGDRAQSALGTLSGGERQRVSIARAIAQNAEIVLLDEPTNHLDVRHRLELAAMLRDIAPTVVIVLHDLDLAAHVCDHVVVLNEGRVAAAGSADEVLVPAVLDEVYGVEVVTTQGEGGVRSLTFRLPADVVDEFMGKKEL; translated from the coding sequence GTGATCACGGCAGGCGGCGTGGCGGTACGGTTCGGTCGCCGCGAGGTGCTGAGCGGTATCGACCTCGCCGTCTGCCCCGGCACCGTGACCGGAATCGTGGGGCCGAACGGCAGCGGCAAGTCGACGCTGCTGCGCGCCATGCTTGGGGCGGTGCCCGTGAGCGCTGGCCGGGTGCTGCTGGACGGCCGTGACCTGCGGCGAGTGCCCCGGCGCTCGATCGCACAACGGGTGGCGTTTGTCGGCCAGAACGTAGGCGGCGACCCCGCCCTGCGAGTGGCCGACGAAGTGGCGCTCGCCGGGATCGCACGCGGCCGGGGTGGCGCTTCGTTCGACCTCGACGTGGCGCAGGCACTCGATGCCGTCGGGCTCGGCGACCGTGCGCAGTCGGCGCTCGGAACCCTGTCTGGCGGAGAACGCCAGCGCGTGTCTATCGCCCGCGCGATCGCACAAAACGCTGAGATCGTGCTGCTGGATGAGCCCACCAACCACCTCGATGTGCGCCACCGCCTCGAGCTCGCCGCAATGCTGCGAGACATCGCGCCCACGGTGGTGATCGTGCTGCACGATCTCGACCTGGCAGCCCACGTGTGCGACCACGTGGTTGTGCTCAACGAGGGGCGAGTGGCGGCGGCGGGCAGCGCCGACGAGGTGCTCGTGCCCGCGGTGCTCGATGAGGTCTATGGCGTCGAGGTGGTGACGACACAGGGCGAGGGCGGTGTGCGGTCGCTGACGTTTCGGTTGCCGGCTGATGTTGTTGATGAATTTATGGGAAAGAAGGAACTTTGA
- a CDS encoding helix-turn-helix domain-containing protein codes for MSERDESEDGRAVEALGAAVRAARKRLELSVDALSKRAGVSFGLISQLERGLGNPSLQSLQRLAGALGVPASQLLDEPAADLAVVPAARRHLLPVPPDTPAAQRVVRELLTPRGESMLQLIKSTLPAGFSNEEQPFRHIGTECVTVELGVLIVVHGDQRVELHAGDTVSYSCSTSHWWANGHDSETVVLGAVTPFER; via the coding sequence GTGTCTGAACGTGACGAGAGCGAGGACGGCCGGGCGGTTGAAGCCCTCGGGGCCGCTGTTCGTGCGGCCCGGAAGCGCCTCGAACTCTCGGTTGACGCCCTCTCGAAACGTGCCGGTGTGAGCTTCGGCCTCATCAGCCAACTCGAACGAGGCCTCGGCAATCCGTCGCTGCAATCGCTGCAGCGACTAGCCGGTGCACTCGGTGTGCCCGCAAGCCAACTGCTCGACGAACCCGCCGCCGACCTCGCCGTGGTACCCGCGGCCCGCCGTCACCTGCTGCCCGTGCCACCCGACACCCCAGCCGCCCAGCGCGTGGTGCGTGAACTACTTACTCCGCGCGGCGAATCGATGCTGCAGCTCATCAAATCGACGCTGCCCGCCGGATTCTCGAACGAAGAACAACCCTTTCGCCACATCGGCACTGAATGCGTGACGGTGGAATTGGGCGTGCTCATCGTCGTGCACGGCGACCAACGCGTCGAACTGCACGCCGGCGATACCGTGAGCTACAGCTGCTCTACCTCGCACTGGTGGGCCAATGGCCACGACAGCGAGACTGTCGTACTCGGCGCCGTCACTCCGTTCGAGCGCTGA
- a CDS encoding ABC transporter permease — protein MNIAPARVMRFVGTRLLSSAIVLLGVIIVVFVLIQLVPGDPVRLALGTRYTPEAYEALRAASGLDRPVLEQFFSYLGGAITGDLGVSFRNGQPVTEILLERLPATISLAVAGLLIALVLSVPAGIWSALHEGKVSDIIVRITSQIGVSVPDFWLGMLLISLFSVTLGLLPSSGYTPLTEDPIGWLRQVTLPAVTVGIVAGAIMTRYIRAAVLDVATAGYIRTAISKGLAPHIVTFRHIVRSALVPVLTIAGIQLATILGGVIVVEVVFAWPGLGRLVYDAVASRDYPLIQGAVLLIAVMFIAVNLLVDVLYAVVDPRIRVA, from the coding sequence GTGAACATCGCACCCGCGAGAGTGATGAGGTTCGTAGGAACGCGTCTTCTCTCCTCGGCGATCGTGCTGCTGGGGGTGATCATCGTGGTCTTCGTACTGATTCAGCTCGTACCCGGAGACCCCGTGCGTTTGGCCCTGGGTACCCGCTACACCCCCGAAGCGTACGAGGCGTTGCGCGCAGCATCCGGGCTCGATCGCCCCGTGCTCGAGCAGTTCTTCTCGTACCTCGGGGGAGCCATCACAGGTGACCTCGGCGTGAGCTTTCGAAACGGGCAACCCGTTACCGAGATCTTGCTCGAACGGTTGCCCGCAACCATCTCGCTCGCTGTCGCTGGCTTGTTGATCGCGCTCGTGTTGTCGGTTCCCGCGGGAATCTGGTCGGCCCTGCACGAAGGCAAAGTGAGTGACATCATCGTGCGCATCACGAGCCAGATCGGTGTTTCGGTGCCGGACTTCTGGCTCGGGATGCTGCTGATCTCGCTGTTCTCGGTGACCCTCGGGCTGCTCCCTTCCAGTGGGTACACGCCCCTGACCGAAGACCCCATCGGGTGGTTAAGGCAGGTCACGCTGCCGGCGGTGACCGTCGGAATCGTCGCGGGCGCCATCATGACCCGCTACATTCGCGCCGCCGTGTTGGACGTTGCAACCGCTGGCTACATTCGCACGGCGATTTCGAAAGGCCTCGCACCGCACATCGTGACCTTTCGACACATCGTGCGGAGCGCCCTTGTTCCGGTGCTGACGATTGCCGGCATCCAACTCGCCACGATCCTCGGTGGAGTCATCGTGGTCGAAGTGGTCTTCGCCTGGCCGGGACTCGGGCGCCTCGTTTACGACGCCGTGGCCTCACGTGACTACCCGCTGATTCAGGGTGCCGTGCTCTTGATCGCCGTGATGTTCATCGCGGTGAACCTGCTTGTCGACGTGCTCTACGCCGTCGTCGACCCGAGGATTCGTGTCGCATGA
- a CDS encoding DUF1028 domain-containing protein has protein sequence MTFTVLARDRVHGLIGAATASKSLAVGNAVIALRPGVGAVASQAWTNAALRGQMLDAMAAGDSASEAVARVHEWDASPEFRQVAALDWTSVPAAATGDATTAWAGHAAVGDVVVVGNLLASATVLGAMSAEMARPWPADGGEDDAAAFARRLVRALVAADAAGGDVRGRQSAAVLVARQADAGPISIDLRVDDHADPMTELDRLVSLRATDLMERVSARTE, from the coding sequence GTGACATTCACCGTGCTCGCTCGCGATCGAGTCCATGGACTCATCGGGGCCGCAACGGCCAGCAAATCCTTGGCCGTGGGCAACGCGGTCATTGCGCTGCGCCCGGGCGTAGGTGCCGTCGCGAGCCAGGCCTGGACCAACGCCGCACTGCGCGGGCAGATGCTCGATGCGATGGCCGCGGGCGATTCGGCCAGCGAGGCGGTTGCGCGCGTGCACGAATGGGATGCCTCCCCCGAGTTTCGCCAGGTGGCCGCCCTCGACTGGACATCGGTGCCCGCCGCCGCCACTGGCGATGCCACGACCGCGTGGGCCGGGCACGCCGCCGTTGGCGACGTTGTTGTCGTCGGCAATCTCTTGGCCTCGGCCACAGTTCTCGGCGCGATGTCGGCCGAGATGGCCCGCCCCTGGCCCGCTGACGGTGGCGAAGATGATGCGGCGGCATTTGCACGGCGTCTCGTGCGTGCGCTGGTCGCCGCCGATGCGGCCGGTGGCGATGTACGCGGCCGGCAGAGCGCTGCGGTGCTCGTTGCACGCCAGGCCGATGCGGGGCCGATCAGCATTGATTTACGAGTCGACGACCACGCCGACCCCATGACAGAGCTTGATCGTCTGGTCTCGCTTCGCGCCACTGACCTGATGGAGCGTGTCAGCGCTCGAACGGAGTGA
- a CDS encoding ABC transporter permease produces MSSDQPLVEDLSGNEPRDVNRPRLSSWRLLARNPLTVVSASILLVIIAVAVLAQWIAPFGVNDIDVANQLQPPSAAHWFGTDELGRDVLSRVMYAATPSLLIALVAVTFALVLGVTSGVVAGYTGGFVDSALMRVVDVMFAFPVLLLALAIVAIFEPGMLTTMIAIGIVYTPIFARVTRASTLSVRVSPFVQVSQTMGTPAPLILWRHVLPNITGPIVVQASLSLAFAILSEAALSFLGLGIQPPEPSWGGMLFTAQGFLSQAWWMSVFPGAAIFVTALAFNLVGDGLRDVLDPRQRSLIEARRNR; encoded by the coding sequence ATGAGTTCTGATCAGCCCCTCGTCGAAGACCTCAGCGGCAACGAGCCGCGCGACGTCAACCGCCCCCGCCTCTCATCGTGGCGACTGCTGGCGCGAAACCCGCTCACGGTTGTGAGTGCCAGCATCCTGCTCGTCATCATCGCGGTCGCGGTGCTCGCGCAGTGGATCGCGCCTTTCGGTGTCAACGACATCGACGTTGCAAACCAACTGCAACCGCCGAGTGCCGCCCACTGGTTCGGTACCGACGAACTCGGCCGCGATGTGCTCTCCCGGGTGATGTACGCGGCAACCCCGTCGCTGTTGATCGCCCTCGTCGCTGTCACCTTCGCGCTCGTACTCGGAGTGACCTCGGGAGTCGTCGCCGGCTACACGGGCGGCTTCGTCGACTCGGCGCTCATGCGGGTGGTCGACGTGATGTTTGCCTTTCCGGTGTTGCTGCTCGCGCTCGCGATCGTCGCGATTTTCGAGCCCGGAATGCTCACCACGATGATCGCGATCGGCATCGTCTACACGCCCATATTCGCTCGCGTCACACGCGCCAGCACCCTATCGGTGCGCGTCTCACCCTTCGTGCAGGTGTCGCAGACGATGGGAACACCGGCGCCCCTCATCCTGTGGCGCCACGTGCTGCCCAACATCACCGGCCCCATCGTGGTGCAGGCGTCGCTCTCGCTGGCCTTCGCGATTTTGTCTGAAGCAGCCCTCTCGTTCTTGGGCCTCGGTATTCAGCCGCCCGAGCCCTCATGGGGAGGGATGCTGTTCACCGCTCAAGGCTTTTTGAGCCAGGCCTGGTGGATGAGCGTCTTCCCGGGAGCTGCCATTTTCGTCACCGCCCTCGCCTTCAACCTCGTCGGAGACGGCTTACGTGACGTACTCGACCCCAGACAGCGCTCGCTGATTGAAGCGCGGAGGAACCGATGA
- a CDS encoding phosphoribosyltransferase family protein: MVPETFDAQVGSQRITLPVIPVGSDLSIALMMVIDHGVSFVDTAGRELAQHFDEMRPEIVVAPATLGIPIAIAVTRALGLDDYLILQKTRKVHLGDALEEPVHAITSTNSQSLLLDRARLASVAARRVLFVDDVISSGSSVKAALTLLQRAGADIVGVGSLLVEGDGWPDVLDDYSDRLYALGRIPLFPHDS, translated from the coding sequence ATGGTTCCAGAAACGTTCGATGCGCAGGTCGGTAGCCAACGCATCACACTCCCGGTCATCCCTGTGGGATCAGACCTCTCGATCGCGCTCATGATGGTGATCGACCACGGCGTCTCGTTCGTTGACACCGCAGGCCGGGAGCTTGCCCAACACTTCGACGAGATGCGACCAGAGATCGTGGTGGCGCCAGCGACCCTCGGCATCCCGATCGCCATCGCTGTCACGCGTGCCCTCGGCCTCGACGACTACCTCATCTTGCAGAAGACCCGCAAAGTGCACCTCGGTGATGCGCTCGAAGAGCCCGTGCATGCGATTACATCGACGAATTCACAGTCGCTTTTGCTCGACCGGGCACGCCTCGCGTCGGTCGCCGCGCGCCGCGTGCTGTTCGTCGACGACGTGATTTCGTCGGGGTCTTCGGTCAAGGCAGCGCTCACGCTGCTGCAACGCGCCGGCGCCGACATCGTGGGGGTGGGTTCGCTGCTCGTCGAGGGTGACGGGTGGCCCGACGTGCTCGACGACTACAGCGACAGGTTGTATGCCCTCGGGCGCATACCGTTGTTTCCGCACGACTCGTAG
- a CDS encoding ABC transporter substrate-binding protein, with amino-acid sequence MNKRITWSIAAGAATMLALAGCSAGESVDINGSSSDGSTLIAAIGGEPDQLDPQRTSSYFSFEVLENVFDTLVEPDENLEMQPALAESWEVSDDQLTWTFDLRDGVTFHDGSDFTSADVVYSYNRIIDEQLANAWRFSAITDISAPDDDTVVITVGQPSPNLLSNLGGFKGMAIVSQDNVESGDITTDPIGTGPFSLEDYVTGDHITLTANPDYWGGAPELAGVEYRFISEPSTALAALQAGDIDWTDVVPTQQVTDLESSDELTLGMTPSNDYWYLALNEAREPWNDVRVRQAIAYAIDRDAIVQAVSFGTAAENQLAIPEQSIWYTEYDQYSTDLDKAQSLLDEAGFTGGTLEMLATSDYPETVTAAQIIAANLEPLGIDVTISQPDFSTWLDEQNSGNFDMLMMGWLGNIDPDDFYYAQHHTDGVSNAQKYSNTEVDSLLDAGRTETDQAARAELYADAATIIADEVSYIYLYNPSVIQSWSPSVTGYETRADAAIRFRDTSLTD; translated from the coding sequence ATGAACAAGCGCATCACCTGGAGCATCGCCGCCGGAGCGGCAACGATGCTCGCTCTTGCCGGGTGCTCGGCCGGCGAAAGCGTCGACATCAACGGCTCGTCGTCAGACGGCTCGACGCTCATCGCCGCGATCGGCGGCGAACCCGACCAGCTCGACCCGCAGCGTACAAGCTCGTACTTTTCGTTCGAAGTACTCGAGAATGTCTTCGACACGCTCGTCGAGCCCGACGAGAACCTCGAAATGCAGCCCGCGCTCGCCGAGAGCTGGGAAGTGAGCGATGACCAACTCACCTGGACCTTCGACCTGCGCGACGGCGTGACATTTCACGACGGATCGGACTTCACCAGCGCCGACGTCGTCTACTCGTACAACCGCATCATCGATGAACAACTCGCCAACGCCTGGCGCTTCTCGGCCATCACCGACATCTCTGCCCCCGACGACGACACCGTCGTGATCACCGTGGGGCAGCCAAGCCCCAACCTGCTCTCGAACCTCGGCGGGTTCAAGGGCATGGCGATCGTCAGCCAAGACAACGTCGAGTCGGGAGACATCACCACCGACCCGATCGGTACCGGACCGTTCTCGCTCGAGGACTACGTGACCGGAGACCACATCACGCTCACGGCAAACCCCGACTACTGGGGCGGTGCCCCCGAACTCGCCGGTGTCGAGTACCGCTTCATCTCGGAGCCGTCCACGGCACTCGCAGCCCTGCAGGCCGGCGATATCGACTGGACCGACGTCGTGCCCACGCAGCAGGTCACCGACCTCGAAAGCTCCGACGAGCTCACCCTCGGAATGACGCCATCGAACGACTACTGGTACCTCGCCCTCAACGAGGCGCGCGAGCCGTGGAACGATGTACGGGTGCGCCAAGCGATCGCGTATGCAATCGACCGCGACGCGATCGTGCAGGCCGTGAGCTTCGGTACCGCCGCTGAAAACCAGCTCGCGATTCCCGAGCAGAGCATTTGGTACACCGAGTACGACCAGTACTCCACCGACCTCGACAAGGCCCAGTCGCTGCTCGACGAAGCCGGCTTCACCGGTGGCACGCTCGAAATGCTCGCGACGAGCGACTACCCCGAAACGGTGACAGCCGCTCAGATCATCGCCGCGAACCTCGAGCCCCTCGGCATCGACGTGACGATCAGCCAGCCCGACTTCTCGACCTGGCTCGACGAGCAGAACTCCGGCAACTTCGACATGTTGATGATGGGATGGCTCGGCAACATCGACCCCGATGACTTCTACTACGCACAGCACCACACCGACGGTGTGAGCAACGCGCAGAAGTACTCGAACACCGAGGTCGATTCGCTGCTGGACGCCGGTCGCACCGAAACCGACCAGGCAGCGCGCGCTGAGCTCTATGCTGACGCGGCGACGATCATCGCTGACGAAGTGAGCTACATCTACCTCTACAACCCGTCGGTTATTCAGTCATGGTCGCCCTCGGTGACCGGCTACGAAACGCGCGCGGATGCCGCTATTCGCTTCCGCGACACGTCGCTGACCGACTGA
- a CDS encoding amidohydrolase family protein, protein MSDELGIRRVFDTVIADATVVTMNPARDVVSGWIGISDGLIAAVAAGPVPDGVHAEQWVSAGGGIVHPGFVSVHQHTADTLARGEAGEAREFFDWLFRVYYESVLGLSNDDVGTAATLAAGDLRRAGITTVLDCWGVGDAGSARSRAALETTLAVAEQSGLRWIVAPMVSDAVPSAWGPALAAAAESLRVGFAAERLYGATADVLEFARWATSLSSSRVPVWTSAELPEMASDELLRGLAAIAANVGQGFTTHLCASEPGDAGVDGERAIARLERLGVYAGRTVGAHLTFTDSAERDALAAGGVGAAHCAASTMFGGGSHSALGELRASGVTVGFGLDNASLNTTTDMVGEMRHALAFDRSAGSGSSRLTAADALAVATVEGARVLGLDDSIGSIEVGKDADLVLVDTSGPWWRPGVDAATGIVLRSRADDIRMVFARGAVVHARG, encoded by the coding sequence ATGAGCGACGAGCTGGGCATCCGTAGGGTTTTCGACACCGTTATTGCTGACGCGACGGTCGTAACCATGAACCCCGCGCGCGACGTCGTGTCGGGGTGGATCGGGATTTCGGACGGGCTCATCGCTGCGGTTGCTGCGGGGCCTGTGCCCGATGGTGTACACGCGGAACAGTGGGTCTCGGCCGGTGGGGGGATCGTGCATCCGGGGTTTGTGAGCGTGCACCAGCACACAGCGGATACCCTCGCGCGCGGTGAGGCAGGCGAAGCCCGGGAGTTCTTCGACTGGCTGTTTCGTGTGTACTACGAGAGCGTGCTCGGGCTGTCGAACGACGATGTGGGAACAGCTGCGACCCTCGCCGCGGGCGACCTGCGGCGGGCCGGAATCACGACGGTGCTCGACTGCTGGGGTGTGGGAGATGCCGGGTCTGCGCGTTCGCGCGCGGCGCTCGAGACCACACTCGCGGTCGCCGAACAGAGCGGGTTGCGGTGGATCGTGGCTCCGATGGTGTCGGATGCCGTGCCCTCCGCCTGGGGTCCTGCCCTTGCTGCGGCTGCGGAGTCGTTGCGGGTGGGGTTTGCTGCCGAGCGGCTCTATGGCGCAACAGCCGACGTGCTCGAGTTCGCCCGGTGGGCTACGTCGCTGTCGAGCTCTCGGGTTCCGGTGTGGACGAGCGCCGAACTGCCCGAAATGGCAAGTGACGAGCTGTTGCGCGGGCTCGCTGCCATCGCGGCGAACGTGGGCCAGGGTTTCACGACGCACCTGTGCGCTTCGGAGCCGGGAGATGCCGGCGTCGATGGCGAGCGGGCGATCGCGCGCCTCGAACGGCTTGGGGTTTATGCGGGGCGCACGGTGGGTGCGCACCTGACGTTTACTGACTCGGCTGAGCGTGATGCGCTCGCCGCGGGGGGAGTCGGAGCTGCGCACTGCGCTGCATCGACGATGTTCGGCGGCGGGTCACACAGTGCCCTGGGGGAGCTGCGCGCCTCGGGCGTGACTGTCGGCTTCGGGCTCGACAACGCGTCGCTCAACACGACGACCGACATGGTCGGCGAGATGCGGCACGCGCTCGCGTTCGACCGGTCGGCGGGTAGTGGCTCATCACGCCTCACGGCAGCGGATGCCTTGGCCGTCGCCACCGTCGAAGGTGCACGCGTGCTCGGGCTCGACGACAGCATCGGCTCGATCGAAGTCGGCAAAGACGCCGACCTCGTGCTCGTCGACACTTCGGGCCCGTGGTGGCGGCCCGGGGTCGACGCGGCAACGGGGATTGTGTTGCGGTCGCGGGCAGACGACATCCGTATGGTCTTCGCGCGTGGCGCGGTCGTGCACGCGCGGGGTTAG
- a CDS encoding class I SAM-dependent methyltransferase: MSENTTVDRALVAREVIARWDAQQTGYIRRRAERFDTIGRTVAHVCAGVAEPRVLDLAGGAGSLGAAVLEHVPTAHVVIADKDPALLALARDAWAGDARVEVAQIDLDSDVWVRHPAIVAGEFDAVVSSTALHWLSPDALVRVYFALSGLARPGGIVLNGDHLSYDAVSEPAMRAFALSDDADMQRDTFGAGVDTWDEWWDAVAASGAYGTELAARDAVWGSELHEPPLKVTLGFHLETLRSAGFAQVGTVWQYLDDHVLYGVR; this comes from the coding sequence ATGAGTGAGAACACAACGGTTGATCGGGCTTTGGTTGCCCGCGAGGTGATCGCGCGCTGGGATGCGCAACAGACCGGATACATTCGTCGGCGCGCTGAGCGCTTTGACACGATCGGGCGCACTGTGGCCCACGTGTGCGCCGGGGTGGCCGAGCCGCGCGTGTTGGATCTTGCGGGCGGGGCCGGGTCTCTCGGGGCAGCGGTGCTCGAACACGTGCCGACGGCACATGTGGTGATCGCAGACAAAGACCCCGCCCTGTTGGCGCTCGCGCGCGACGCATGGGCTGGAGACGCCCGCGTTGAGGTGGCACAGATCGACCTCGACTCGGATGTGTGGGTGAGGCATCCGGCGATTGTTGCGGGTGAGTTCGATGCTGTTGTGAGCTCGACGGCACTGCACTGGCTGAGCCCCGATGCGCTGGTGCGCGTGTACTTCGCGCTTTCGGGTCTCGCGCGACCGGGCGGAATCGTGCTGAACGGCGACCACCTGAGCTACGACGCCGTGAGCGAGCCGGCCATGCGCGCCTTCGCGCTGAGCGACGACGCCGATATGCAGCGCGACACGTTTGGCGCGGGTGTCGACACGTGGGACGAATGGTGGGATGCCGTGGCGGCATCGGGTGCGTACGGCACGGAGCTTGCCGCGCGCGATGCCGTGTGGGGGAGTGAACTCCACGAACCGCCACTGAAAGTGACGCTGGGCTTTCACCTGGAGACGCTGCGGAGTGCCGGCTTTGCGCAGGTAGGTACCGTGTGGCAGTACCTCGATGACCATGTTTTGTATGGGGTGCGGTAG
- a CDS encoding Hsp20/alpha crystallin family protein, giving the protein MAMSFDPFSELDRLASGLLQARSGPRVMPVDLYRDQDHYVLNADLPGVDPGSVDVDVDGQLLTIRAQRTVGSADGAKWLAQERPAGSYLRQFSIGEGVDTAGISASYDNGVLSVIIPVSEKAKPRKIAVHSQNAGAEKQKTIAS; this is encoded by the coding sequence ATGGCTATGTCTTTTGATCCTTTCAGCGAGCTGGACCGCCTCGCGTCTGGCCTGCTTCAGGCACGTTCGGGGCCCCGAGTGATGCCCGTGGATCTCTACCGAGACCAGGATCACTATGTGCTGAACGCGGATCTGCCAGGCGTCGACCCGGGCTCGGTCGACGTTGACGTTGACGGTCAGCTGCTCACCATCCGCGCGCAGCGGACGGTCGGTTCGGCCGACGGCGCCAAGTGGCTTGCGCAGGAGCGACCCGCTGGCAGCTACCTGCGTCAGTTCAGCATCGGCGAGGGCGTCGACACCGCCGGCATCTCAGCGTCGTATGACAACGGGGTGCTCAGCGTGATCATTCCGGTGAGCGAGAAAGCAAAGCCGCGAAAGATCGCTGTGCACTCGCAGAACGCCGGGGCTGAGAAGCAGAAAACCATCGCAAGTTAA
- a CDS encoding dipeptide ABC transporter ATP-binding protein: MSVPVLKVDDLRVSIGKAEIVRGLGFAVEPEQTLGIVGESGSGKSMTVLAATGLIDAPGAVVTGSSIMQRPGDVARELVGATPTMLRRVHGDAVGFVFQDPSTSLNPLLTIGRQITESLQAHRGLTPKAARTRAIELLEAVGIPQPSERVDSYAHQLSGGQRQRVMIAIALACDPALLVADEPTTALDVTTQAQIIDLVSTLQRDRGTAVVWISHDLGVIGQVADDVLVLRRGEAVEQRSVLDVYDDPQHAYTRELLVARPAIRAGAGPTAPIAHAPASARLEVSGLDVRFSVSTPAGKRVVHAVNDVSFTVRPGTTLALVGESGSGKSTIANALTGLVKTRAGTATLGGADVLKSKRAKRRRIAMVFQDPFSSLDPRRTVADAILEPLRVHKLGGATDRERRERVAELLALVDLDEQFGGRYPHELSGGQRQRVSIARALALEPELIIFDEATASLDVSVQARVLALLRRLQQEVGLTYLFIAHDLAIVQEMSHDVVVLKNGTIAESGPAAELFANPKDPYTRELLAAVPPDRPRGASRE; encoded by the coding sequence ATGAGTGTGCCTGTTTTGAAAGTGGACGACCTACGCGTCTCAATCGGCAAAGCCGAAATCGTGCGCGGACTCGGCTTTGCCGTCGAGCCCGAACAGACCCTCGGAATCGTGGGGGAGTCGGGGTCTGGAAAATCGATGACGGTGCTCGCCGCCACGGGACTCATCGACGCGCCGGGCGCCGTCGTGACCGGGTCGAGCATTATGCAACGCCCGGGTGATGTCGCGCGCGAACTTGTTGGCGCAACGCCCACGATGCTCCGCCGTGTGCACGGCGACGCCGTGGGGTTCGTGTTCCAAGACCCGAGCACATCGCTCAACCCGCTCCTCACCATCGGGCGGCAAATCACCGAGTCGCTGCAAGCGCACCGGGGCCTTACGCCGAAAGCCGCTCGCACTCGAGCAATCGAACTGCTGGAGGCCGTCGGCATCCCACAGCCCTCAGAGCGCGTCGATTCGTATGCGCACCAACTCTCGGGCGGACAACGCCAGCGCGTGATGATCGCTATTGCCCTCGCGTGCGACCCCGCGCTGCTCGTCGCAGACGAACCAACAACAGCACTCGATGTGACGACCCAGGCGCAGATCATCGACCTCGTCAGTACGCTGCAGCGTGACCGCGGCACCGCGGTCGTGTGGATCAGCCACGACCTCGGCGTGATCGGGCAAGTAGCCGACGACGTGCTCGTGCTGCGCCGCGGTGAAGCCGTTGAGCAACGCTCGGTGCTCGACGTCTACGACGACCCGCAGCATGCCTACACGCGTGAGCTGCTCGTTGCGCGCCCTGCAATTCGCGCGGGTGCCGGACCCACAGCCCCCATCGCGCACGCACCCGCGAGCGCCCGGCTCGAAGTGTCGGGGCTCGACGTGCGGTTCTCGGTGTCGACCCCGGCCGGAAAACGTGTCGTGCATGCCGTGAACGACGTGTCGTTCACAGTGCGACCCGGCACAACTCTCGCCCTCGTGGGCGAATCTGGCTCGGGTAAATCAACCATCGCGAATGCCCTCACCGGGCTCGTCAAAACCCGCGCCGGCACAGCCACGCTCGGCGGCGCCGACGTACTGAAGTCAAAGCGCGCCAAACGGCGACGGATCGCCATGGTGTTTCAAGACCCGTTCTCGTCTCTTGACCCTCGCCGCACCGTCGCTGATGCGATTCTCGAGCCGCTCCGCGTGCACAAGCTCGGCGGCGCGACAGACCGGGAGCGGCGCGAGCGGGTCGCGGAACTGCTGGCGCTCGTCGACCTCGACGAGCAGTTCGGTGGGCGCTACCCGCACGAGCTCTCGGGCGGTCAACGCCAACGCGTGTCAATCGCCCGCGCGCTGGCACTCGAACCCGAGCTCATCATCTTCGACGAGGCCACGGCGTCGCTCGATGTCTCAGTGCAAGCGCGCGTGCTCGCGCTGCTGCGGCGGCTGCAGCAAGAAGTGGGACTCACCTACCTCTTTATCGCGCACGACCTGGCCATCGTGCAAGAGATGAGCCACGACGTCGTCGTGCTCAAAAACGGCACCATCGCCGAATCCGGACCCGCCGCAGAACTGTTTGCCAACCCGAAAGACCCCTACACCCGCGAACTACTGGCTGCCGTGCCGCCCGACCGGCCGCGGGGCGCTAGCCGAGAGTGA